CGATGTGAGCCCAGGACCGCTCCGTCACCTCGGTCAGCAAGGACAGTTCGCGTTGCGACCAGACGCGGCGCTGCTTGTCGTGGATGGCCATCAGGGCAGTCAGTCGGCCTTGTTTGACCAAAGGCATACAGATGGTTGCCGTTATCCCGATATCCTGAAAGGTCTTCGCTTCCTCGGGAGCAATTTCCTCAAGGTTGTTGTTGATGATAAGCGGCTTGTTGGCGCTGAGGTTGGTGACAGCCAGGCGACCGAAATCGGCAAGACTGTAATATCCCCTGATGCTGGGCGAGCCAGGTGCGCTCCAATCACCGCGGATGGTGAAATGGTCTTGGTCCTGCTCCATGTCGGCATAGGCGCAAATCGAGACGCCAAGATGTTCGCCGAGGAGCCGAGTGGTGATCTGCATGACAGCATCGGCGTCGGCCGCGAGGGCTATCTCCCTGCCGAGGCGGTCGAGAAAAGCAAGGCGTTCGGCGTTCTCACGCAGGGCCAGTTCGGCGCGAAGGCGTTCTATCGCCGTACGCGTCCGGTCCGCGACTGCCGAAATGAGGGCTATTTCCTCCGTCGCCCAGCGTCTGGGCGCGGAGTGGTTCAGGTATAACAGCGCCACCAGCCCGCCATGCTCGGTAACGGGCATGTTGATGACGGATTGGGCGCTGATGGCTTTGAGTGCCTCCGCATGGCCGCTGGTTCGCGGATCTGTCTCGGCGTTTTCAAAGACAACGGTTTCGCCTCGCTTCAAATCCTCGACATACGTGCCGTAGTTCCTGAAATTCAACGTCCCAGCCAGGCTTTTGATTCCTGGCGCGTTCCAGTCCCTGTCGATGGTGATCGTTTCTTTCTCTAGATCGATCGTGCCGTATCCGGCTCGGCTGATGCCAAAATGGTTCCCTAGCAGTTCCGCGGCTGCGTAGGCCAGTTCTGCGGGATCCGTAATGTCGCGGATCCGGTCGCCCAGCGCTGCCAAAAGCTCGAAGCGCTGCAGTTCAGATCGCCGATTGCTCGAAGTGGCCCCCATATCGCCCCCGTTTGCCCGGACTTAAATGCAGTCTGCGGCCAAGAGTTCCCGCAGGACGGCAGTTTCTTGGCGGGCCGGTCAGCCGAACACGCCGCACCGGTCATAAGTTAATGACAGCTTGGCGCGCTGTGGCGGATAAAGGGGAAACCAGCGGGCACTTGACGAGCTCCCGCTGGCTGGGTGCCCGAACCGCACTTCACTCGTTTGGAGACGTTTTGATGCTTGACCGACCCATTCTTACGAATACGGACGCTCTCTATCCAGACGACCTGAAAACGCTTCGGTCGGTTTTCGACGCGCTGTGTGAGGAATTTGAGATTTCGTCGGACACTACCGCGGCAGAATCCATCGCGAGAGAGCTGGTCAGACTTTTCCAGACCGGGATGACGGAAGCGGCCATGCTGATCATTGCCGTGCGCGCACGTTGGCAGGGTGATTGGAAAATGGGAGGCAGCAGCGCTGCCCAGGCTTAACGGTCCCAACTCCATGGAGAAGGCCTACTTTAGCCGCTTGAGCCGGTTGTACAGCGTTGTCTTGTCTGGCGGAACAAGCTTTCGCCCCGAGAGTTGGGGTCGGCAGATAGTTTCCAACAGGCACGGGCATGGCGTTCGACAGAGATGGACCGAAACTCGCGACCGGGTTGCTCGCGGCCTCGTTGGCGGCGCTGGCGGCATACAACGCCATCCGCGCCAAACGTGCGATTGCCGGCCGGGCATGCGGACGTGTGATGGAGATCTATGGTGTGCGCCTGCATTTTATCGAAGCCGGAACCGGCATGCCGCTGCTTCTCCTGCATGGCAATGGATCCATGGCGGAGGATTTCAAGTCGAGCGGCATCTTCGATGAGGCGGCAAAGACCTACCGGGTGCTTGCATTTGATCGTCCCGGTTTTGGGCGAAGCTCACGGCCGCGCGGCCGGCGTTGGTCCGCTCGCGACCAAGCCGACCTTATACATGCCGCCGCCTGCGGGCTGGGTATAGAGAAATACCTCGTGCTTGGACATTCCTGGGGAGCTTGGATCGCCCTCGAATTGGCGCGCAGGCATTCTCAATCGGTCGCCGGCATCGTGCTGGTCTCGGGCTATTACTATCCGCCGCCGCGGCTGGATCTTGCACTGGCCGCACTCCCTGCACTGCCTGTGATCGGCACCGCGTTTCGTCACACCTTGCTGCCGCCGCTTGTAAGGCTTGCTTGGCATTGGGCAATGGAGAAGATCTTTAAACCCGCCGTCGTCGCCGGCGAGTTCGCCGCACTTGCCAAAGATGTCGCCAGCCGCCCTTCCCAACTGCGGGCGGTTTCTCTGGAGACAGCATCGATGCTGGCCGCGTCCCTGTTGGGAAAAGCCAACTATAGGGACATTGCCGTGCCCACCGGCATCATGGCGGGATCCGGGGACCGGTTGTTCGACGCGCAACGCGATGCACGACGCTTGCACGCGGAAGTCGGTGGGTCTCTCCTTGACGTGGTTCCGGGGGCCGGCCACATGGTTCATCAGAGCGCCCCGCAAGCGGTGGTTGGCATGGTGCACACTATTGCAGGCCGGCACGCCTTGTTCCAAGCGGGCCGCCGGCAGCGACCCAAGTCGCGTGCCGACGAGTTCAAGGCAGATTCGGCCTCGCGGGAGCCACCGGCGATAAGCGAGGCCGCTTGCACGGAATGATCTCCAAACGGGGCTTTCAAATGAGCGACCAAGGTCCAGCCGACATGCAGTCGGTGCTCCACCAGAACATACAGGCCCTGGTCGAGCACAGGCGGCAGCAAGAGGAGCACCAAGGCGTTCAAGCGTGGGTCGCCGGCGCTGTTTCGCGCTTCGCGGGAAGCATGACTTTCGTCTATCTGCACCTTGCAATTCTTGTCGTCTGGGTCCTCGCGAACCTTGGCGCGATACCAGCCGTCCCAGCCTGGGACCCGACTTTCGTGATCCTGGCCATGGTCGCCTCGGTTGAGGCAATCTTCCTGTCTACTTTCGTGCTGATCAATCAGAACAGAATGGCCGCCCACAGCGAGCGCCGAGCCGAACTGGATTTGCAGATCAGCCTTCTGAACGAACATGAAACCACGCGGCTGATCGAGATGGTGGCTGCCTTGACGGCGCGTCTGAATATCTCGACCCCGGCCGACAAAGAGCTGCCGGAACTCGCCGAGAATGTGGATCCCCAAAAGGTGATGACGCAGATCCAGCAAGCTTCTGGAGATCAGGAGAACGCTTGATCAAAGCGACCTCGTCGGCAACGGTTAAGCGTCGGCTACAACCTGTAATTCAGCCTCATTGTCCAAGGCTGTCGAAGCAGCTAAGCCGGTGTCGGCCTTTTCCAGGGTGGCTTCCCGACGTCACAAGTCCGCCGCGCAATCGAGGCAGCGTAGAGCTTCGATAACCAACAGGCTGCTGCGCGTCAGATGGAACCAAGTTGACGCCGAACTCGTATTAGCGGTGGCGGCTTGGGGAGATTCCGGATGAGCGAAGGTGCTGTTCTGATCGTCGAAGATGAGACAATGATCCTGCTCGACCTCGAGTCAGCTTTGGAGGAGGCCGGCTTCCAGGTCGTCGGCACTCGGAGTGCCGCCGACGCGCTGGCGGCTTTCGACCCCGATCCGACCAAGTTCAAGGCCGTGCTCACGGACATCCGTCTGGGAGCAGGACAGTCGGGGTGGGAGGTCGCTCGGCACTTGCGAAGGTCCAACTCGACCATCCCGGTTGTCTATATCAGTGGCGACAGCGCGGTACACTGGGGAGCGGAAGGCGTGCCCAACAGCATAATGATCACCAAGCCCTTTTTTCTGCCGCAGATCATAACTGCCGTTTCTCAACTTTTAAACGCGCAGCAAGGTGCAGAAACTCACCTCTAGGAATCCGACCGCGGCTCCACGAAACCACCGAACATTCTTTCTTCGGCCAATCGGCGCCGTCCCCGCGTAAAGCGTTCGCGTCTGCTTCGGTCAAATGTCGGCGGCCTCAACCAGATGTCGACCTCAGCTCCTTTCCCTCGCCACCGGCTCGCATCCACTCGGAAGCCCTCCCGAAAGCAGGGGCGCTCATTGGTTGAGCTTTCGGTCGAGTTCGTCAAGCAATGACCGATGCTCGCTGGGCATGTCCGTATCTGTCGGCAGATCCAGCAACTGGCGAAGCTGGCGACGATTGGCGTCCGATGAAATCCACTCCCGTATGAGGCGGGCTATGACCTTTTGTTGTGCCTTGCCGATTTCTTCCATGTTAGATTCCGAGCTTGTCCGTTGGACGAACTCGGCGGCTCTTTGATGGTTCCCCGTCCTGTACACAAATCGAGGCACAATCTATGGGTTAATGCATGTCGCTCAAAAGTGGCCCTGGTTTTGAGACACGACATGCCAGTGGATGTTTGCAGTCCCAGTCCGCTCGCCTAACGCTGCGCGTAGGGTGCAAATTTATACGTTCGATTTTACCCGAAGCGAGAGGCTTAGCCGCAAAATCTTGGCGCCATTTTCATCGCGCACTTCGATAAACAATTGCTGCCCGTCGACGCTCTTCAGTGACTCTCTCGTGAGGTCGACAAGGCCCTCGAATCCCGCGCGGCGGA
This region of Mesorhizobium sp. C432A genomic DNA includes:
- a CDS encoding DUF1003 domain-containing protein produces the protein MSDQGPADMQSVLHQNIQALVEHRRQQEEHQGVQAWVAGAVSRFAGSMTFVYLHLAILVVWVLANLGAIPAVPAWDPTFVILAMVASVEAIFLSTFVLINQNRMAAHSERRAELDLQISLLNEHETTRLIEMVAALTARLNISTPADKELPELAENVDPQKVMTQIQQASGDQENA
- a CDS encoding alpha/beta hydrolase, with the translated sequence MAFDRDGPKLATGLLAASLAALAAYNAIRAKRAIAGRACGRVMEIYGVRLHFIEAGTGMPLLLLHGNGSMAEDFKSSGIFDEAAKTYRVLAFDRPGFGRSSRPRGRRWSARDQADLIHAAACGLGIEKYLVLGHSWGAWIALELARRHSQSVAGIVLVSGYYYPPPRLDLALAALPALPVIGTAFRHTLLPPLVRLAWHWAMEKIFKPAVVAGEFAALAKDVASRPSQLRAVSLETASMLAASLLGKANYRDIAVPTGIMAGSGDRLFDAQRDARRLHAEVGGSLLDVVPGAGHMVHQSAPQAVVGMVHTIAGRHALFQAGRRQRPKSRADEFKADSASREPPAISEAACTE
- a CDS encoding response regulator is translated as MSEGAVLIVEDETMILLDLESALEEAGFQVVGTRSAADALAAFDPDPTKFKAVLTDIRLGAGQSGWEVARHLRRSNSTIPVVYISGDSAVHWGAEGVPNSIMITKPFFLPQIITAVSQLLNAQQGAETHL